A genomic segment from Haloarchaeobius salinus encodes:
- a CDS encoding cytochrome c biogenesis protein CcdA: protein MTELDLAAVVAFAASAGVATFFAPCAFPLLPGYVGYYLSESDSETSMVPVAVAAAVGALAALSAVAGLVLAVGGPVRRSLPLLEPVVGGGMVVFGLLTLTGRGPELRLSLPKRPTSVLGFGVFGAVYAVAAAGCVVPLFVGVLTQALSLPTGGAAVVLAVYALAVALPLVGVTLLAGVGVDAWRELGAYSRHVQLVAGVVMVLAGLGQVYLAVFELGVLS, encoded by the coding sequence ATGACTGAACTCGACCTCGCCGCGGTCGTCGCGTTCGCCGCGAGCGCCGGTGTCGCGACCTTCTTCGCCCCGTGTGCGTTCCCGCTGCTGCCCGGCTACGTGGGCTACTACCTGAGCGAGAGCGACTCGGAGACGTCGATGGTCCCCGTGGCGGTGGCCGCTGCCGTCGGTGCGCTGGCCGCACTGTCGGCCGTCGCCGGGCTGGTGCTCGCAGTCGGCGGCCCGGTCAGACGGTCGCTCCCGTTGCTGGAGCCTGTCGTCGGTGGGGGGATGGTCGTGTTCGGGCTCCTCACGCTGACGGGTCGCGGCCCGGAGCTCCGGCTCTCGCTCCCGAAGCGCCCGACCTCCGTGCTCGGGTTCGGCGTGTTCGGCGCGGTGTACGCCGTCGCCGCCGCGGGCTGTGTGGTCCCGCTGTTCGTCGGGGTGCTGACCCAGGCCCTATCGCTGCCGACGGGGGGTGCCGCGGTCGTGCTGGCGGTGTACGCACTCGCCGTCGCGCTCCCGCTAGTCGGCGTGACGCTCCTCGCGGGAGTGGGTGTCGACGCGTGGCGGGAGCTGGGCGCGTACTCCCGGCACGTCCAGCTGGTCGCGGGCGTGGTGATGGTCCTCGCGGGGCTCGGCCAGGTGTACCTCGCAGTGTTCGAACTCGGGGTGCTGTCCTGA
- a CDS encoding DUF2267 domain-containing protein yields MNFDEFTGEVQHRLELPGTGETVRAIRATLTTLGQRIPAGNAADLAASLPLEVKWYPTGAVVEHGQRFDWSEFVDRVAEIEGTERQEAAYHAQVIVDLVASQVPASDFQHLRDQLPQARDDENWGKLFAVIDAGGWQESTG; encoded by the coding sequence ATGAACTTCGACGAGTTCACGGGTGAGGTACAGCACCGCCTCGAACTGCCGGGAACCGGCGAGACGGTCCGTGCCATCAGGGCGACGCTCACGACGCTGGGTCAGCGCATCCCCGCGGGCAACGCGGCGGACCTCGCGGCGTCGCTCCCGCTGGAGGTCAAGTGGTACCCGACCGGCGCGGTGGTGGAACACGGTCAGCGGTTCGACTGGTCCGAGTTCGTCGACCGGGTCGCCGAGATAGAGGGGACTGAGCGTCAGGAGGCGGCGTACCACGCGCAGGTCATCGTGGATCTGGTTGCGTCGCAGGTGCCGGCGTCCGACTTCCAGCATCTCCGGGACCAGCTTCCACAGGCGCGGGACGACGAGAACTGGGGGAAGCTGTTCGCCGTGATCGACGCTGGCGGGTGGCAGGAGTCGACGGGATAG